A genome region from Deinococcus detaillensis includes the following:
- the aceA gene encoding isocitrate lyase, with protein MTNPRTPAEILEKTWKTKERWQGIQRNYSAAEVVKLRGSLHIEHTLAKHGAQKLWQLMKQEDFVNALGALTGNQAMQQVKAGLKAIYLSGWQVAGDANNAGQMYPDQSLYPASSVPDVVKRINNTLRRADQIQHSEGEGEIDYFAPIVADAEAGFGGPLNAFELMKAMIEAGAAGVHFEDQLASEKKCGHLGGKVLVPTSQFIRTLNAARLAADVSGVPTVLIARTDADAANLLTSDIDENDKAFCTGERTPEGFFYVKPGMEQAISRALAYAPYADVIWCETSVPNLDDARRFAEAIHAQFPGKLLAYNCSPSFNWRKNLDDETIAKFQVELGKMGYKFQFITLAGFHSLNHGMFELAYGYARNQMKSFVELQEKEFAAQKRGFTAVKHQREVGTGYFDLVSNAAAGGKSSTTALAGSTEAQQFGESHKELAAAHD; from the coding sequence ATGACCAATCCCCGCACGCCCGCCGAGATTTTGGAAAAGACCTGGAAAACCAAAGAGCGCTGGCAAGGCATTCAGCGCAACTACAGCGCCGCCGAAGTGGTCAAGTTGCGCGGCAGCCTCCACATCGAGCACACGCTGGCCAAGCACGGCGCACAAAAGCTGTGGCAACTGATGAAGCAAGAAGACTTCGTCAATGCCCTCGGCGCACTGACTGGCAATCAGGCCATGCAGCAGGTCAAAGCCGGCCTCAAGGCCATTTATCTGAGCGGCTGGCAGGTGGCGGGCGACGCCAACAACGCGGGCCAGATGTACCCGGATCAGAGCCTTTACCCGGCCTCGTCGGTGCCGGACGTGGTCAAGCGGATCAACAACACCCTGCGCCGCGCCGATCAGATTCAACATTCTGAAGGTGAGGGCGAGATCGATTACTTCGCGCCCATCGTGGCCGACGCTGAGGCCGGATTCGGCGGGCCACTCAATGCCTTCGAGCTGATGAAGGCGATGATCGAGGCGGGCGCGGCGGGCGTTCACTTTGAAGACCAACTCGCCTCCGAGAAAAAATGCGGGCACCTGGGCGGCAAAGTTTTGGTGCCGACCAGCCAATTTATCCGCACGCTGAACGCCGCCCGCTTGGCCGCCGACGTGTCGGGCGTGCCGACGGTGCTGATCGCCCGCACCGACGCCGACGCCGCCAACCTCCTGACCAGCGACATCGACGAGAACGACAAAGCCTTTTGCACTGGCGAGCGCACCCCCGAGGGCTTTTTTTATGTCAAACCCGGCATGGAGCAGGCCATCAGCCGCGCCTTGGCATATGCACCCTACGCCGACGTGATCTGGTGCGAAACCAGCGTGCCGAACTTGGACGACGCCCGCCGCTTTGCCGAGGCCATTCACGCTCAGTTTCCCGGCAAACTGCTGGCCTACAACTGCTCGCCCAGCTTCAACTGGCGGAAGAACTTGGACGACGAAACGATCGCCAAGTTTCAAGTCGAACTCGGCAAGATGGGTTATAAGTTCCAGTTCATTACGCTGGCGGGCTTCCACAGCCTCAATCACGGGATGTTCGAGCTGGCTTACGGCTACGCCAGAAACCAGATGAAAAGCTTCGTGGAGTTGCAGGAAAAAGAATTCGCGGCGCAGAAGCGCGGCTTCACGGCGGTCAAGCACCAGCGCGAGGTCGGAACGGGCTACTTTGACTTGGTGTCCAACGCGGCGGCGGGCGGCAAAAGCAGCACCACCGCGCTGGCGGGCAGCACTGAAGCGCAGCAGTTTGGCGAGAGCCATAAGGAGCTGGCCGCCGCACACGACTAA
- a CDS encoding RuvX/YqgF family protein: protein MSQPSLPVFLALDVSKNRVGYAVNKGALVFGRGSFDRTRLPRDLKAILHKQRQEAAAVLVLGLPLSIDGSASPTADRVRSFGRELQKVGAEVVYQDERFTTRRARELGATDLDEAAAVQILELYVQGRVAQLQTQAE from the coding sequence ATGAGCCAGCCGAGCCTACCCGTTTTCCTCGCCCTCGATGTCAGTAAAAATCGGGTGGGCTACGCCGTCAATAAAGGCGCGTTGGTGTTCGGGCGCGGCAGCTTTGACCGCACCCGGCTGCCCCGCGATCTCAAAGCCATTTTGCACAAGCAGCGCCAAGAGGCCGCCGCCGTGTTGGTCTTGGGCTTGCCGCTGAGCATCGACGGCTCGGCCAGTCCAACGGCTGACCGGGTGCGCTCGTTTGGGCGCGAGCTGCAAAAGGTGGGAGCCGAGGTGGTGTACCAAGATGAGCGCTTCACCACACGCCGCGCCCGCGAGCTTGGCGCAACCGACTTGGATGAAGCCGCCGCCGTGCAGATTTTGGAACTGTACGTGCAGGGGCGTGTGGCGCAGCTACAAACTCAAGCAGAATAA